The Nitrospirales bacterium genome includes a window with the following:
- a CDS encoding RNA-binding protein: protein MGSKIYVGGLPYSAVDQELSDLFMPHGNVESARIIMDKFTGRSRGFGFVEMSTEEEAKAAIEALNGTEMGGRTLTVNEARPQTPRSRDGGFGGGGGRRF, encoded by the coding sequence ATGGGTTCAAAAATTTATGTGGGTGGCCTGCCCTATTCGGCAGTAGACCAAGAGTTGTCTGATTTATTTATGCCCCATGGGAATGTAGAGTCGGCGCGAATCATTATGGATAAGTTTACTGGACGATCGAGAGGATTTGGGTTTGTCGAGATGTCCACGGAAGAAGAAGCGAAAGCGGCCATAGAGGCATTGAATGGAACTGAAATGGGAGGAAGAACGTTGACTGTGAATGAAGCCCGTCCTCAAACTCCCCGTTCGCGCGATGGTGGATTTGGCGGGGGTGGCGGCAGAAGGTTTTAA
- a CDS encoding AAA family ATPase, whose amino-acid sequence MGDRQSFDDKLPRSSSRGSVFSSKVSDSNLLQLIDECLASFSEGDERLPLLRRIKEALLQHGVERRQRDAEVKKLTAAVEQLTAPANRIGTLLDLPQEGVAHILVGGSEYFTNVDPRLEPGALKIGAQILVNEAYVVLRSLGYDTNGPLLTVREVLSDGRLRMEQEPGRQGIILQPIPELMNVAFKAGDEVRIDPSHRYVIERMERSQKHGHMLAEVPTVRWENIGGQKAAIDAIRRAIEYPLLHSQTFQQYQFTQPKGFLLHGPPGCGKTLIGQATAASLAQLVQEGAAQFSHDGSSIERSSSLPPITQGCFLHVKGPEVLNMWVGESERIVRDLFSQARERRQAGSLPFIFIDEAESILGTRRAARSYNISNTLVPMFCAELDGIETLHDVVVILASNRPDLIDPAVLRPGRIDRKVKVSRPNREEAEEIIRLYLTEGIPLDATCLAAHQGDSESARHALLVSVLDQLFTKTDESRVLAIRLRNGRQEVLYRQDVLSGAILANIVRRAKERAIEREISGEAQSPAGLSQADCERAIKEEFEEGDIFPPDDSAEEWLKLLDYHPDQVVGVSTFRRRSNSTERMLYPII is encoded by the coding sequence ATGGGTGATCGACAAAGTTTTGACGACAAACTTCCACGTTCTTCCTCTCGAGGGTCTGTCTTCTCCTCCAAGGTTAGCGACTCCAATCTTTTGCAGTTAATCGACGAGTGTTTGGCTTCTTTTTCCGAAGGGGATGAACGGCTGCCTTTGTTGCGCCGAATCAAAGAGGCGCTGTTGCAACATGGTGTTGAACGGCGGCAACGGGATGCCGAAGTGAAGAAACTGACGGCTGCGGTCGAACAGCTGACAGCTCCCGCAAATCGAATTGGCACGCTTCTGGATCTTCCTCAGGAAGGCGTCGCGCACATTTTGGTCGGAGGGAGTGAGTACTTTACCAATGTCGATCCCCGTCTCGAACCTGGTGCGCTGAAGATTGGTGCCCAAATTCTCGTGAATGAAGCCTATGTTGTCCTTCGATCTCTGGGCTATGACACGAATGGTCCGCTCCTCACCGTTCGTGAGGTGCTGTCAGATGGGCGCTTGCGAATGGAGCAGGAACCCGGACGTCAGGGAATCATCCTACAGCCGATTCCTGAGCTGATGAACGTTGCATTTAAGGCAGGGGATGAAGTTCGTATTGACCCGTCTCATCGATACGTCATCGAGCGAATGGAGAGGTCGCAAAAGCACGGCCACATGTTGGCTGAAGTCCCAACTGTGAGATGGGAGAATATTGGGGGACAAAAGGCGGCCATCGATGCGATTCGTCGTGCGATTGAATATCCGCTTCTTCATTCACAGACCTTTCAGCAGTATCAATTTACTCAACCGAAGGGGTTTTTGTTACATGGTCCTCCTGGGTGTGGAAAAACGTTGATCGGGCAAGCGACAGCTGCAAGTCTGGCTCAGCTGGTCCAAGAGGGGGCAGCGCAGTTTTCTCACGATGGTTCTTCGATCGAACGATCGTCTTCTCTCCCGCCCATTACTCAAGGATGTTTTTTGCATGTCAAAGGTCCGGAGGTGTTAAATATGTGGGTGGGTGAGTCTGAACGTATCGTGCGGGATCTCTTTTCCCAAGCACGTGAACGTCGCCAGGCTGGAAGCTTACCGTTTATTTTCATCGATGAAGCAGAGTCCATTCTCGGGACTCGTCGTGCAGCCCGTTCCTATAACATTTCCAATACGTTAGTGCCGATGTTTTGCGCTGAGTTAGACGGAATCGAGACGTTGCATGACGTGGTGGTCATTCTGGCTTCGAATAGGCCCGATCTGATCGACCCCGCCGTGTTGCGGCCGGGGAGAATAGACCGAAAAGTGAAGGTGAGCCGTCCCAATCGAGAGGAAGCTGAAGAAATCATTCGTCTCTATTTGACGGAAGGGATTCCACTCGATGCGACTTGCCTCGCCGCTCATCAAGGGGATTCGGAATCGGCGCGACATGCTCTCCTAGTCAGTGTGTTGGATCAGCTGTTCACGAAGACAGATGAGAGCAGGGTGCTGGCTATTCGTTTACGAAATGGTCGTCAGGAAGTCCTCTATCGACAGGATGTATTGAGTGGGGCTATTCTGGCGAACATTGTGCGACGGGCCAAAGAACGGGCCATTGAACGGGAAATTTCTGGTGAAGCCCAATCCCCAGCTGGTCTTTCTCAAGCGGACTGTGAGCGGGCGATCAAAGAAGAATTTGAAGAAGGCGATATTTTTCCGCCCGATGATTCGGCAGAAGAATGGTTGAAGCTGCTGGATTATCACCCCGATCAGGTCGTTGGCGTGTCAACTTTTCGGCGGCGTTCCAATTCTACTGAGCGCATGCTTTATCCCATCATCTAA